The [Pseudomonas] carboxydohydrogena genome includes a window with the following:
- a CDS encoding NADPH-dependent assimilatory sulfite reductase hemoprotein subunit has translation MDVKVEVDRSRDRSQPLDKLGPDETLKANSDQLRGTIARSLADPITLSVDPSDNKLMKFHGIYQQDDRDIRDERRRQKLEPAYAFMARVRLPGGVCSPSQWLKLDELGRAYGGDTVRLTTRQTFQLHHVFKHNLRPALQGLREVLLDTKAACGDDTRGVMATVNPLVSKAHAEVYALATQASERALHRTGAYREIWYEEERDPSTIKKVPDGSEEPFYGRTYMPRKFKIGFAIPPSNDIDVYSQDLGLIAIVERGKLKGFNVAIGGGLGRTDQAPKTYPRLASVIGYVETKNLFTVVDAVMSVQRDYGDRTDRLHARFKYTIDDKGLDWIKAEIERRAGFDLAPAKPYTFTSNGDPLGWIKGEDGRLHCTLFIQNGRIINQPGRPLMDGLREVARIHKGHFRLTPNQNLTISDIAPEDRPAIEAVMKQYGLDEFETRSGLRLNSMACVALPTCGLAMAESERYLPDLITKIEILLGAHGLKDEPITIRMTGCPNGCARPYVAEIALTGRAPGKYNLYLGGGFHGQRLNKMYLENVGESAILEALDKVLGHFARERKEGEHFGDFAIRAGYVAEVKEGRYFND, from the coding sequence ATGGATGTGAAAGTTGAAGTTGATCGCAGCCGCGATCGGTCGCAACCGCTCGACAAGCTCGGGCCGGACGAGACGCTGAAGGCCAATAGCGACCAGTTGCGCGGCACCATCGCCAGGAGTCTGGCGGACCCGATCACGCTGTCGGTCGATCCGAGCGACAACAAGCTGATGAAGTTTCACGGCATCTATCAGCAGGATGACCGCGATATTCGCGACGAACGCCGACGTCAGAAGCTGGAGCCAGCCTATGCCTTCATGGCGCGCGTGCGGCTGCCCGGCGGCGTTTGCAGCCCGAGCCAGTGGCTCAAGCTCGACGAACTCGGCCGCGCCTATGGCGGCGACACCGTGCGCCTGACCACGCGGCAGACCTTCCAGTTGCACCATGTGTTCAAGCACAATTTGCGCCCGGCGTTGCAGGGGCTGCGCGAGGTGCTGCTCGACACCAAGGCGGCCTGCGGCGACGACACCCGCGGCGTAATGGCAACCGTCAATCCGCTGGTCTCGAAGGCGCATGCCGAGGTCTATGCGCTCGCCACGCAGGCGAGCGAGCGTGCGTTGCATCGCACCGGTGCCTATCGCGAGATCTGGTACGAGGAGGAGCGCGATCCTTCCACCATCAAGAAGGTGCCGGACGGCAGCGAGGAGCCGTTCTACGGGCGCACCTACATGCCCCGCAAGTTCAAGATCGGCTTTGCGATTCCGCCGAGCAACGACATCGATGTCTATTCGCAGGATCTGGGCCTCATCGCCATCGTCGAGCGCGGCAAGCTGAAAGGCTTCAACGTCGCCATCGGCGGCGGCCTCGGCCGCACCGATCAGGCGCCGAAGACCTATCCGCGCCTCGCCAGCGTGATCGGTTATGTCGAGACAAAAAATCTGTTCACCGTTGTCGATGCGGTGATGTCGGTGCAGCGCGATTACGGCGACCGCACCGATCGCCTGCACGCGCGTTTCAAATACACCATCGACGACAAGGGCCTCGACTGGATCAAGGCCGAGATCGAACGCCGCGCCGGATTCGATCTGGCTCCCGCAAAGCCCTACACCTTCACCTCGAACGGCGATCCGCTCGGCTGGATCAAGGGCGAGGACGGCCGCCTGCATTGCACGTTGTTCATCCAGAACGGCCGCATCATCAATCAGCCCGGCCGCCCGCTGATGGATGGCCTGCGCGAGGTTGCCCGCATCCACAAGGGCCATTTCCGCCTGACGCCGAACCAGAACCTCACCATCTCCGATATCGCGCCGGAGGACCGGCCCGCGATCGAGGCCGTGATGAAGCAGTACGGGCTCGACGAGTTCGAGACCCGCAGCGGTCTGCGGCTGAATTCGATGGCGTGCGTGGCATTGCCGACCTGCGGCCTTGCGATGGCCGAGAGCGAACGCTATCTGCCCGACCTTATTACCAAGATCGAAATTTTGCTGGGCGCGCACGGTCTCAAGGATGAGCCGATCACCATCCGCATGACGGGGTGCCCGAATGGCTGCGCGCGGCCCTATGTTGCCGAGATCGCGCTGACCGGCCGCGCGCCGGGCAAATACAATCTTTATCTCGGCGGCGGCTTTCATGGCCAGCGCCTTAACAAGATGTATCTGGAGAATGTCGGCGAGTCCGCCAT
- a CDS encoding assimilatory sulfite reductase (NADPH) flavoprotein subunit, with product MTKPFPGPALSQDQWQQISSLATTLSPEQATWISGYFSGVSDSFRLRAGSATALAERVPVAVETAAPAAASRTLTVLYASETGNSAALAKAFAQDATAQGIHATAVSMADYKVRGLKDEQDLVVITSTHGEGDPPQASVGFFEFLESRKAPKLPQLRFAVLALGDSTYEKYCEAGKRIDRRLEELGAQRIAARVDCDVDYEEPASAWHANVLRALAPVGQASAAAPVAASSAVTPAQTAAFDKKNPYAASVIDNIVLTGRGSSKETRHIELSLADSGLTYQPGDALGIVPRNDPALVASLIEKLKLQADAPVTVKQETLPLHEALGGAFEVTAATPRFLDHWASVTGSSELERLRSPEEGAARTAFLHNHHILDIVNRFPASGIEPATLLAGLRPLQPRLYSIASSLAATPEEVHLTVSTVRYNLHDVPRAGVASGYLASLTGEDATLPVYVQPSAHFHLPANDVPIIMIGAGTGVAPYRAFMQQREAEGASGRSWLFFGERNFRSDFLYQVEWQALLKSGALSRMDVAFSRDGANKVYVQDRLREQGRDIYAWLEDGARIYVCGDATHMAPDVHKALAGVIEAHSGLSHEAANEYLNELQRDRRYLLDVY from the coding sequence ATGACAAAACCATTCCCCGGCCCGGCCCTTTCCCAAGACCAGTGGCAGCAGATCAGTTCGCTGGCGACCACCCTGTCGCCGGAGCAGGCGACCTGGATCAGCGGCTACTTTTCCGGGGTCAGCGATTCTTTCCGCCTGAGAGCTGGCTCCGCCACGGCTTTGGCCGAGCGCGTGCCGGTGGCGGTCGAGACGGCCGCGCCCGCCGCCGCCAGCCGGACCCTGACCGTCCTTTATGCCAGCGAAACCGGCAACAGCGCGGCGCTCGCCAAGGCGTTCGCGCAGGACGCCACGGCGCAGGGCATCCACGCGACCGCCGTCAGCATGGCCGACTACAAGGTCCGCGGCCTGAAGGACGAGCAGGATCTCGTCGTCATCACCTCGACCCATGGCGAGGGTGATCCGCCGCAGGCCAGCGTCGGGTTCTTCGAGTTCCTGGAAAGCCGCAAGGCGCCGAAGCTGCCGCAGCTGCGCTTCGCGGTGCTGGCGCTCGGCGATTCGACTTACGAGAAATATTGCGAGGCCGGCAAGCGCATCGACCGCCGCCTTGAGGAACTTGGCGCGCAGCGCATCGCCGCCCGCGTCGATTGCGACGTCGATTATGAGGAGCCTGCTTCGGCTTGGCACGCGAATGTGCTGCGCGCCCTCGCGCCGGTTGGGCAGGCTTCGGCCGCTGCGCCGGTGGCCGCCTCGTCAGCCGTTACTCCCGCGCAAACGGCTGCCTTCGACAAGAAGAACCCGTATGCGGCGAGCGTGATCGACAACATCGTACTGACGGGCCGTGGTTCGAGCAAGGAAACGCGGCATATCGAATTGTCGCTGGCGGATTCCGGGCTGACCTATCAGCCGGGCGATGCGCTCGGCATCGTGCCGCGCAACGATCCGGCGCTGGTCGCGTCTCTGATCGAAAAACTGAAGCTGCAAGCCGACGCTCCCGTGACGGTGAAGCAAGAGACCCTGCCGCTGCATGAAGCGCTCGGCGGCGCTTTTGAGGTCACCGCCGCGACGCCGCGTTTCCTCGATCACTGGGCATCCGTCACCGGTTCTTCGGAACTGGAGCGGCTGCGCAGCCCGGAGGAGGGCGCGGCGCGCACCGCGTTCCTGCACAACCATCATATCCTCGACATCGTGAACCGCTTCCCGGCATCCGGCATCGAGCCTGCGACGCTTCTGGCGGGCCTGCGGCCGTTGCAGCCGCGGCTTTATTCCATCGCATCGAGCCTCGCGGCGACGCCGGAGGAAGTGCATCTCACGGTCAGCACCGTGCGCTACAACCTTCATGACGTGCCGCGCGCGGGCGTCGCCTCCGGCTATCTCGCCTCCCTGACGGGCGAGGACGCCACGCTTCCGGTCTATGTCCAGCCGAGCGCGCACTTCCATCTTCCCGCCAACGATGTGCCGATCATCATGATCGGCGCGGGCACGGGCGTCGCGCCCTATCGCGCCTTCATGCAGCAGCGCGAGGCGGAGGGCGCATCGGGCCGGTCGTGGCTGTTCTTCGGGGAACGAAATTTCCGCAGCGATTTCCTCTATCAGGTCGAGTGGCAGGCGCTGCTCAAGAGCGGCGCGCTGAGCCGGATGGATGTCGCCTTCTCGCGCGACGGCGCGAACAAGGTCTATGTGCAGGACCGCCTGCGTGAGCAGGGTCGCGATATTTATGCGTGGCTTGAAGATGGCGCGCGGATCTATGTCTGCGGCGATGCCACGCATATGGCCCCGGACGTGCACAAGGCGCTCGCCGGCGTAATCGAGGCGCATAGCGGATTGAGCCATGAGGCGGCGAACGAATATCTGAACGAGTTGCAGCGCGACCGCCGCTACCTGCTCGACGTTTACTGA
- a CDS encoding PAS domain-containing sensor histidine kinase — translation MEFSDRYAASLTDDGRYRLLVEAVTDYAIYMLDPHGIITSWNPGAERFKGYTASEIIGHHFSRFYPESDRADGMPERALETARKEGKFESEGWRVRKDGTKFWAYVIIDPIRAPDGSIVGYAKITRDLTERRNAQLNLDQHREALLHSQKMEAIGQLTGGIAHDFNNLLMAVMGSLELMRKRLPDDPKLHSLLENAMQGARRGSTLTQRMLAFARRQDLVQTAVDIPTLIRGMTELLQRSLGPTIDIQTQFPLVIAPALTDANQLEMALLNLAVNARDAMPDGGQIVIAAREESVSEQNRLALAPGPYICLSVEDGGTGMDTDTLRRAAEPFFTTKGPGKGTGLGLSMVHGLTEQCGGRFVLQSAAGKGTTAELWLPVAKPKLSATPPALQIVLPAPDQKSLVVLAVDDDMLVLTNTIAMLEDLGHVGLAASSAKEALAILQTHNDIDLVITDQAMPHTTGLQLITDIKTQWPDLPVILATGYAELERGAGDNVTKLPKPFTQAELGREIMDARGLAQRKKAGRVLKFRQGAAS, via the coding sequence ATGGAATTTTCTGACCGTTACGCCGCATCCCTGACAGACGATGGCCGTTACCGCCTGCTGGTCGAAGCAGTGACGGACTACGCCATCTATATGCTCGACCCCCACGGCATCATCACAAGCTGGAATCCCGGCGCTGAGCGCTTCAAGGGATACACGGCGAGCGAAATCATCGGTCACCATTTCTCCCGCTTCTATCCCGAATCCGATCGCGCCGACGGCATGCCCGAACGAGCGCTGGAGACGGCACGGAAAGAAGGCAAGTTCGAGAGCGAAGGCTGGCGTGTCCGCAAGGACGGCACGAAATTCTGGGCCTACGTCATCATCGATCCGATCCGCGCTCCGGACGGCAGCATCGTTGGCTACGCCAAGATCACGCGGGATCTCACCGAGCGGCGCAACGCGCAGCTCAATCTCGATCAGCACCGCGAGGCGCTGCTGCATTCGCAGAAAATGGAAGCCATCGGCCAGCTTACTGGCGGCATCGCACACGATTTCAACAATCTGCTGATGGCGGTGATGGGCAGCCTCGAATTGATGCGCAAGCGGCTGCCGGACGACCCCAAATTGCACTCTTTGCTTGAGAACGCGATGCAGGGCGCCCGCCGCGGCTCGACGCTGACGCAGCGTATGCTCGCTTTCGCCCGCAGGCAGGACCTCGTGCAGACCGCGGTCGATATTCCCACTTTGATCCGCGGCATGACCGAACTGCTGCAACGATCGCTCGGCCCGACCATCGATATCCAGACGCAATTTCCGCTGGTCATCGCTCCGGCCCTGACAGACGCCAATCAACTTGAGATGGCGCTGCTCAATCTCGCCGTGAACGCCCGCGACGCCATGCCTGACGGCGGCCAGATCGTGATCGCCGCGCGCGAGGAAAGCGTGTCGGAGCAAAACAGACTGGCCCTCGCACCGGGGCCATACATCTGCCTCAGCGTCGAGGACGGCGGCACCGGCATGGACACCGACACGTTGCGCCGCGCGGCCGAGCCGTTCTTCACCACCAAGGGGCCCGGCAAGGGCACCGGCCTCGGCCTGTCGATGGTGCACGGCCTGACCGAACAATGCGGCGGCCGCTTCGTGCTCCAGAGCGCCGCCGGCAAGGGTACCACCGCCGAACTGTGGCTGCCGGTCGCCAAACCGAAATTGTCGGCCACACCGCCCGCCTTGCAGATTGTCCTGCCTGCTCCCGATCAGAAATCGCTGGTCGTGCTTGCGGTCGATGACGACATGCTGGTGCTGACCAACACCATCGCGATGCTGGAAGACCTCGGCCATGTCGGGCTGGCAGCCTCGTCGGCGAAGGAAGCGCTCGCCATCCTGCAAACCCACAACGACATCGATCTCGTCATCACAGATCAGGCGATGCCACACACGACCGGGCTGCAACTCATCACCGACATCAAGACACAATGGCCCGATCTTCCCGTGATCCTCGCCACCGGCTACGCCGAACTCGAGCGCGGCGCCGGCGACAATGTGACGAAATTGCCGAAGCCTTTCACCCAGGCCGAGCTTGGCCGTGAAATCATGGATGCGCGCGGCCTCGCCCAGCGCAAGAAAGCCGGACGGGTTCTGAAATTCCGGCAAGGTGCCGCATCCTGA